In Clostridium sp. SY8519, one genomic interval encodes:
- a CDS encoding ferredoxin, translated as MKLQLADYCIRCGICEDLYPDLFRRNYETHSMDILYEEIPPELEERARQAADDCAVAAIKILP; from the coding sequence ATGAAATTACAATTAGCTGATTACTGTATTCGCTGCGGTATCTGTGAAGACCTCTATCCGGACCTGTTCCGCCGTAATTACGAAACCCACAGCATGGATATCCTCTATGAGGAAATCCCGCCGGAGCTGGAAGAACGGGCCCGCCAGGCTGCGGATGACTGCGCGGTAGCCGCCATTAAAATCCTGCCGTAG
- the glmS gene encoding glutamine--fructose-6-phosphate transaminase (isomerizing) — MCGIVGYIGPQQAAPILLDGLSKLEYRGYDSAGIAVRNGSEEAQVVKATGKLVNLSKKTNDGKAVAGTCGIGHTRWATHGMPTQTNAHPHVSGNCTGSASGPVESEVVGVHNGIIENYQELKEKLLKNGYTFYSQTDTEVVIKLIDYYYQKYQNGPIDAIAKAMVRVRGSYALELMFSDYPGEIYAARKDSPMIIGVADGETFIASDVPAILNRTRQVYYIGNMELARITAGDVVFYNLDGDEIQKELVEIEWDAEAAEKGGFEHFMMKEIHEQPEVIEKTLNHYLKDGRIDLSVTGLTEEEIRGLTQVYIVACGSAWHVGVVTQYVMEEFTDLPVRVELASEFRYRKMRLDPNGLVIVISQSGETADSLAALRAAKERGLATMAIVNVVGSSIAREADHVMYTLAGPEIAVATTKAYSTQLICGYLLSLEFARLRGTLAEVDMAGGADTGTVKDDADKYAYFIRELQTIPEKVKKLLEDKERIQWFASKQISIRDAFFIGRGIDYAIGLEGSLKMKEISYIHSEAYAAGELKHGTISLIEDGTLVIGILTQPDLYEKTLSNMVECKSRGAYLMGLTTNGNYEIEDSVDFNVYIPNVDHHFVGSLAIIPLQLLGYYTSVTRGLDVDKPRNLAKSVTVE; from the coding sequence ATGTGTGGAATTGTAGGATATATCGGGCCGCAGCAGGCCGCACCGATCCTGTTGGACGGATTATCAAAACTTGAATACCGGGGATATGATTCAGCCGGGATTGCCGTACGGAATGGCAGTGAGGAAGCACAGGTGGTAAAAGCGACCGGCAAACTGGTCAACCTTTCCAAAAAGACAAATGACGGCAAAGCAGTGGCGGGAACCTGCGGCATCGGACACACCCGCTGGGCGACCCACGGAATGCCCACCCAGACCAATGCCCATCCGCATGTCAGCGGCAACTGCACCGGATCTGCTTCCGGACCGGTGGAATCCGAAGTCGTGGGAGTACACAACGGAATTATTGAAAACTATCAGGAACTCAAGGAAAAACTGCTGAAAAACGGCTACACGTTTTACAGCCAGACAGATACAGAAGTAGTGATCAAGCTGATTGATTACTATTACCAGAAATACCAGAACGGACCGATTGATGCCATCGCGAAAGCCATGGTGCGTGTGCGCGGCTCTTATGCTCTGGAACTGATGTTTTCGGACTATCCCGGTGAAATTTATGCAGCCCGGAAGGATTCCCCGATGATTATCGGTGTGGCGGACGGAGAGACATTCATCGCTTCGGATGTGCCGGCGATCCTCAACAGAACCCGTCAGGTATATTATATCGGCAATATGGAACTGGCCAGAATTACTGCCGGAGACGTGGTTTTTTACAATCTGGACGGGGATGAGATCCAGAAGGAACTGGTGGAAATCGAGTGGGACGCGGAAGCAGCGGAAAAGGGCGGCTTTGAGCATTTCATGATGAAAGAGATCCACGAGCAGCCGGAAGTGATCGAAAAGACACTGAACCATTATCTGAAAGACGGCAGAATCGATCTGTCTGTCACCGGCCTGACAGAAGAGGAGATCCGCGGCCTGACACAGGTCTATATCGTAGCCTGCGGCTCCGCATGGCACGTGGGCGTGGTGACGCAGTATGTAATGGAAGAATTTACCGATCTTCCGGTCCGTGTGGAGCTGGCGTCAGAATTCCGGTACCGCAAAATGCGGCTGGATCCCAATGGTCTGGTGATTGTGATCAGTCAGTCCGGTGAGACGGCGGATTCCCTGGCGGCGCTGCGGGCAGCGAAGGAACGGGGACTTGCCACCATGGCGATTGTGAACGTGGTAGGATCTTCGATTGCCCGGGAGGCAGATCATGTCATGTATACTCTGGCCGGCCCGGAAATCGCGGTAGCGACGACAAAGGCTTACAGCACGCAGCTGATCTGCGGCTATCTGCTTTCCCTTGAATTCGCGCGTCTGCGGGGAACACTGGCAGAAGTGGATATGGCAGGCGGCGCGGATACAGGCACGGTAAAAGATGACGCAGATAAATACGCCTATTTTATCCGGGAACTGCAGACTATTCCGGAAAAAGTGAAAAAACTTCTGGAAGACAAGGAACGGATTCAGTGGTTTGCCTCCAAACAGATCAGCATCCGGGACGCGTTTTTCATCGGGCGTGGAATTGACTATGCCATCGGCCTGGAAGGCAGCCTGAAAATGAAGGAAATTTCCTACATTCATTCAGAAGCCTATGCCGCAGGCGAACTGAAGCACGGAACCATCAGCCTGATCGAGGACGGTACGCTGGTGATCGGTATCCTGACCCAGCCGGATCTCTATGAGAAGACCCTGAGCAATATGGTGGAATGCAAGAGCCGGGGAGCCTATCTGATGGGCCTGACCACAAACGGCAACTACGAAATCGAAGACAGTGTGGACTTCAATGTCTATATTCCGAATGTGGACCACCATTTTGTGGGCAGTCTGGCGATTATTCCGCTGCAGCTTCTGGGGTATTATACCAGCGTGACCCGTGGGCTGGATGTGGATAAACCGCGGAACCTTGCAAAGAGCGTTACGGTAGAATAA
- a CDS encoding biotin transporter BioY, whose protein sequence is MESTVTSADRKRQSSGCKTETRGKAMTSAELTTMALLAALLCVSSYISIRLPFSAVPITAQTVIINLAALLLKPRKALLTVVIWVLLGIVGVPVFSGGTAGFGVLAGPTGGYIIGYMAAAFLVSLACGQKNKVWRNLVAAIMVGIPVIYLLGTPWMAHVAHLDAKAALAAGVLPFIPGDLVKCILAAYLARALFRVVNRNMI, encoded by the coding sequence ATGGAATCAACAGTAACATCTGCAGACAGAAAACGGCAATCTTCCGGCTGCAAAACGGAAACACGGGGAAAAGCGATGACTTCGGCAGAACTGACAACGATGGCCCTGTTGGCAGCGCTGTTGTGCGTATCATCCTATATCAGCATCCGTCTGCCGTTTTCCGCCGTGCCGATTACGGCACAGACGGTAATTATCAATCTGGCAGCCCTGCTGCTGAAACCCAGGAAAGCATTGCTGACGGTTGTGATCTGGGTGCTTCTGGGAATCGTGGGCGTACCGGTTTTCTCGGGAGGAACAGCAGGCTTCGGTGTGCTGGCCGGTCCTACCGGTGGTTATATTATCGGGTATATGGCGGCAGCCTTTCTGGTTTCTCTGGCCTGCGGCCAGAAGAATAAGGTATGGCGCAATCTTGTGGCAGCCATCATGGTCGGGATCCCTGTCATCTATCTGCTGGGAACGCCGTGGATGGCTCATGTGGCGCATCTGGATGCGAAGGCAGCGCTGGCAGCAGGCGTGCTTCCGTTTATTCCGGGGGATCTTGTCAAATGTATCCTGGCGGCTTATCTGGCCCGGGCGCTGTTTCGCGTTGTGAACCGAAATATGATATAG
- a CDS encoding DUF6465 family protein: MDATNKTTDTTKKTPVKDAAEKLKAVTREKTEEVKTVTKEKAEEVKAATKEKAEEVKTATKEKAEEVKAATKEKAEEVKAATKEKAEEVKEKAAEKKTAARTRKTAASKAKTTKAKSPAKRTARKKKAEETVILQYYGTDVNVQDLKERAIAQFNAAAGNETVHKIALYLKPEDRAAYYVINDEHAGRVDF, encoded by the coding sequence ATGGATGCAACGAACAAAACAACAGACACAACAAAGAAAACTCCGGTAAAAGATGCAGCGGAAAAATTAAAAGCCGTGACCAGGGAAAAGACGGAAGAAGTAAAGACGGTTACGAAAGAAAAGGCAGAAGAAGTGAAGGCTGCCACGAAAGAGAAGGCAGAGGAAGTAAAGACGGCTACAAAAGAGAAAGCAGAAGAAGTGAAGGCTGCCACCAAAGAAAAAGCTGAGGAAGTAAAGGCTGCCACGAAAGAGAAGGCAGAAGAAGTAAAAGAAAAGGCAGCAGAGAAGAAGACTGCAGCCAGAACCAGAAAAACAGCAGCTTCCAAGGCAAAGACAACCAAAGCGAAGAGCCCGGCCAAACGGACGGCCCGTAAGAAAAAAGCGGAAGAAACCGTGATTCTGCAGTATTATGGCACCGACGTGAATGTCCAGGACCTGAAGGAGCGGGCGATTGCGCAGTTTAACGCGGCTGCCGGCAATGAGACTGTCCATAAGATTGCGTTATACTTAAAACCGGAAGACCGTGCGGCATATTACGTGATTAATGATGAGCATGCCGGCCGTGTAGACTTCTGA
- a CDS encoding 3-phosphoshikimate 1-carboxyvinyltransferase translates to MKQTYFDVTTVSRPIACEVEVPGSKSITNRALLLSALSTGKTVLKGALFSEDARCFLDSLKRLGYQIRVSETDREVTVEGTGGSIPLKSGEIYVGSAGTAARFLTAMLGLSDGVYTIQASEQMKKRPMEDLFAALEQLGATFDYLETPCHLPVRVTGRRAEARAFAALDTQKAAAESPIGELVSEDYQPEIHDQAENCAVCPNRETCQAGRARETAEQKAAPAQIWSGPLEIQLDISTSTQYLSALLLTSPLIAEGLMIRITSEKKAGSYVAVTRQMMEQFGMRSMYIDGCYYTPEGQNCSGPAEYRIEPDVSAACYFYAGAAITGSSILVKHIHPDMMQGDVRFLDVLQQMGCRYEDTDAGVRLTGAGPQLPCLKGIRLNMNDFSDQALTLAAIAPYADSPVEISGIGHIRRQESDRIHAMHSNLEAAGIRCQERPDGILIDPGQPHPCEIETYEDHRVAMAFSLLGLRAEGIRILNPECCGKTFPEYFEVFARVFGEKDS, encoded by the coding sequence ATGAAGCAGACTTACTTTGATGTAACCACAGTAAGCCGGCCGATCGCATGCGAAGTGGAAGTGCCGGGTTCGAAAAGCATTACGAACCGGGCACTTCTGCTGTCTGCGTTATCGACCGGAAAGACCGTCCTGAAAGGGGCTTTGTTCAGCGAGGATGCCCGCTGTTTTCTGGACAGCCTCAAAAGGCTGGGCTATCAGATCCGGGTCAGCGAAACGGACCGGGAAGTGACGGTAGAGGGAACCGGCGGCAGCATTCCGTTGAAATCCGGGGAAATATACGTGGGGAGCGCAGGAACCGCCGCCCGTTTTCTCACTGCGATGCTGGGGCTGTCGGATGGCGTCTATACCATACAGGCTTCGGAACAGATGAAAAAACGGCCGATGGAAGATCTGTTTGCTGCCCTGGAACAGCTGGGAGCAACATTTGATTATCTGGAGACCCCCTGCCATCTTCCGGTCAGGGTAACAGGCAGACGCGCAGAAGCCAGGGCATTTGCCGCCCTGGATACGCAGAAGGCTGCGGCGGAGTCTCCCATCGGTGAGCTGGTTTCGGAGGATTATCAGCCGGAGATCCATGACCAGGCAGAAAACTGCGCCGTTTGCCCCAATCGGGAGACCTGTCAGGCTGGACGGGCCCGGGAAACGGCCGAACAGAAGGCAGCGCCGGCGCAAATCTGGTCCGGTCCGCTGGAAATACAGCTGGATATCAGTACCAGCACACAGTATCTCAGCGCGCTGCTTCTGACGTCGCCGCTGATAGCGGAAGGTTTGATGATCCGTATTACCAGTGAAAAAAAGGCGGGATCCTATGTGGCGGTCACCCGGCAGATGATGGAGCAGTTCGGCATGCGCAGTATGTATATCGACGGCTGTTATTATACGCCGGAAGGACAGAACTGCAGCGGCCCGGCTGAATACCGGATCGAACCGGATGTATCCGCGGCCTGCTATTTTTATGCAGGGGCGGCCATTACCGGAAGCAGTATTCTGGTGAAGCATATCCATCCGGACATGATGCAGGGAGATGTCCGGTTTCTGGATGTACTGCAGCAGATGGGCTGCAGATACGAAGACACAGACGCCGGTGTGCGTCTTACCGGCGCCGGACCGCAGCTGCCCTGTCTGAAGGGAATCCGGCTGAATATGAATGACTTTTCGGATCAGGCGCTGACACTGGCGGCAATTGCGCCTTATGCGGACAGTCCGGTGGAAATCAGTGGAATCGGTCATATCCGCCGGCAGGAAAGCGACCGGATCCATGCAATGCACAGCAATCTGGAGGCAGCGGGGATTCGCTGCCAGGAGCGCCCGGACGGAATTCTGATTGACCCGGGGCAGCCGCATCCCTGTGAGATTGAGACCTATGAGGACCATCGGGTGGCCATGGCCTTTTCCCTGCTGGGACTCCGGGCGGAAGGAATCCGGATTCTCAATCCGGAATGCTGCGGGAAGACATTTCCGGAATACTTCGAAGTTTTTGCCCGTGTGTTCGGCGAAAAAGACAGCTGA
- a CDS encoding transglycosylase domain-containing protein, producing the protein MSNSKRRPERETSRSGSGGNQKRKHKKIRSYVKRVKLAQIQNPVGKAEYRRRLARARRADFFRRFFLVILVIVLVAAAGLGAGSAYLYKQTGKGILGYRNAAEKILDKSKASDFRLAQPSFLYSADGTQMAELSSDADATYLDYEDIPANVVNAFVAVEDQTFWENSGIDTKGIARVLVNYVRTGGSVAEGASTITQQLARTVYLTQEKKISRKIEEIFLSKGLAKKYTKKQIMEYYCNNVCFANGIYGIEDAAQAYFGKSADELDLSQIAYLCAIPNRPEYYNPYKYPKHALSRRNKILADMLEQGYINQAQHDKAASEKIKIKKKKTSAKKYNYETTYAVNCAVKYLMKQEGFDFTYKFDSAKEYNAYLTKYEEAYSQAEHELYTGGYKITTTIDLDTQAQMQKALDETLSFSTAKNSNGIYALQGAMTVIDNDTGKVTAIIGGRDQDEVNSYSLNRAFQSYRQPGSTFKPLVVYTPALENGYSQYSSLKNIDVSAAKKATAGTISSMSGPTMTLRNAVTKSINGCAYWLFNEIRPSTGLGYVTDMKFTKIVPQDYTMSAALGGLTHGVTTVEMANAYHTLENHGEYTETDCIKTFLDSSGKDIYSAPSSKQVYTKTAADTMTDVMMNVITNGTAASMDWYEYSGTDAAGKTGTTNGSKDGWFCGYTPYYTISVWVGYDQPKTLSNLYGGTYPASIWRKAMYALVKGKETKSFDIEKTTSHYSSRSSSSSGSRSQGSTQSETGASMDDGSEESTQNKTDSSITDNQKSETENGNTAGGSEQEKDSQKESGSSEQGGKKGESSEHKSGNTSENPAGGKESSSRTGGPSTTE; encoded by the coding sequence ATGAGTAATAGTAAGAGAAGACCTGAGCGTGAGACTTCCCGTTCCGGATCCGGAGGGAATCAGAAGCGGAAGCATAAAAAGATCCGTTCCTATGTCAAACGTGTCAAACTGGCACAGATTCAGAACCCGGTGGGCAAGGCCGAATACAGACGCCGTCTGGCCCGGGCCAGACGGGCGGATTTCTTCCGCCGGTTTTTCCTGGTGATTCTGGTAATCGTCCTTGTGGCAGCCGCCGGGCTGGGCGCAGGCAGCGCATATCTGTACAAGCAGACCGGCAAGGGAATCCTCGGGTACCGAAATGCCGCGGAAAAAATTCTGGACAAGAGCAAAGCGTCGGATTTCAGACTGGCGCAGCCCTCTTTCCTGTACAGCGCGGACGGAACACAGATGGCGGAGCTGTCCAGCGATGCCGATGCCACATATCTGGATTATGAGGATATTCCAGCCAATGTGGTCAATGCGTTTGTGGCGGTGGAAGACCAGACTTTCTGGGAAAACAGCGGCATCGACACCAAGGGAATCGCCCGCGTACTGGTGAACTATGTGCGGACCGGCGGCAGCGTGGCAGAAGGTGCCAGCACGATTACGCAGCAGCTGGCGCGTACGGTTTATCTGACACAGGAGAAGAAGATCAGCCGCAAGATCGAAGAAATCTTCCTTTCCAAAGGACTGGCAAAAAAATACACCAAAAAGCAGATCATGGAGTATTACTGCAATAATGTGTGCTTTGCCAACGGAATCTACGGCATCGAGGACGCGGCACAGGCATATTTCGGCAAATCCGCCGATGAACTGGATCTTTCCCAGATCGCGTATCTGTGTGCCATCCCGAACCGTCCGGAATACTACAATCCCTACAAATATCCGAAACATGCGCTGTCCCGCCGCAACAAGATCCTCGCGGATATGTTGGAGCAGGGCTATATTAACCAGGCGCAGCATGACAAGGCAGCCAGCGAAAAGATAAAAATCAAAAAAAAGAAGACGTCTGCCAAAAAGTACAACTACGAAACCACTTATGCGGTGAACTGCGCGGTAAAATACCTGATGAAACAGGAAGGCTTTGACTTTACTTATAAGTTTGACAGTGCCAAGGAGTACAATGCATACCTCACAAAATATGAGGAAGCCTATTCCCAGGCAGAGCACGAACTGTATACCGGCGGATACAAGATCACTACCACCATTGACCTGGATACCCAGGCGCAGATGCAGAAAGCGCTGGATGAGACCCTGTCCTTCAGCACAGCCAAAAATTCCAACGGAATTTATGCCCTGCAGGGTGCCATGACCGTTATTGACAATGATACCGGAAAGGTGACAGCGATTATCGGCGGCCGCGATCAGGACGAAGTGAATTCCTACTCGCTGAACCGCGCATTTCAGAGCTACCGGCAGCCGGGTTCCACCTTTAAGCCGCTGGTTGTGTACACACCAGCGCTGGAAAACGGATACTCCCAGTATTCCAGCCTGAAAAATATTGATGTGTCCGCGGCGAAAAAAGCCACCGCCGGAACCATCAGCTCCATGTCCGGCCCCACGATGACCCTGCGGAACGCAGTCACAAAGAGTATTAACGGATGCGCGTACTGGCTGTTTAATGAAATCAGGCCTTCCACGGGACTCGGGTATGTGACAGATATGAAGTTCACAAAAATCGTGCCCCAGGACTATACCATGAGCGCTGCCCTGGGCGGTCTGACCCATGGCGTAACTACGGTGGAGATGGCCAATGCGTATCATACGCTGGAAAACCACGGCGAATATACTGAAACAGACTGCATCAAAACCTTCCTGGACAGCAGCGGAAAAGACATTTATTCCGCTCCGTCCAGCAAGCAGGTATATACCAAGACCGCAGCGGATACCATGACAGATGTGATGATGAATGTCATCACCAACGGTACTGCTGCATCCATGGACTGGTATGAATATTCCGGTACGGACGCCGCCGGCAAGACCGGTACCACAAACGGAAGCAAAGACGGATGGTTCTGCGGTTATACGCCATACTACACGATATCGGTATGGGTGGGCTATGATCAGCCGAAAACCCTGTCCAATCTGTACGGCGGTACCTATCCGGCTTCTATCTGGCGCAAAGCGATGTATGCGCTGGTTAAGGGAAAGGAAACCAAGTCCTTCGATATCGAAAAGACAACGTCCCATTACAGCTCCAGGTCGTCGTCTTCTTCCGGAAGCAGAAGTCAGGGCAGTACCCAGAGCGAAACAGGCGCTTCCATGGATGACGGTTCGGAAGAATCCACACAAAATAAAACAGACAGCAGTATAACAGATAACCAGAAATCCGAGACGGAAAACGGAAACACAGCAGGCGGTTCCGAACAGGAGAAAGATTCCCAAAAAGAAAGCGGTTCTTCCGAACAAGGGGGAAAGAAAGGGGAGTCATCCGAACATAAAAGCGGAAACACCTCTGAAAACCCTGCAGGAGGCAAAGAGTCAAGCTCCCGGACAGGGGGACCGTCTACGACAGAATAA
- a CDS encoding CarD family transcriptional regulator has product MFKIGEYVVYGNKGVCTVKDITTVDLPGAAEAKEYYILQPVEDQGATVYLPVNSQKAVIRRVITRDEAKQLMDDIPNIKELQIPDEKKREVHYKEAMKTCDCRVWVSIIKTLYTRRKVRIEMGKKVTALDEKYLRAAEHELFDELSIALDVSHEEMRAYMEENI; this is encoded by the coding sequence ATGTTTAAAATTGGTGAATATGTTGTATATGGCAATAAAGGTGTCTGCACGGTAAAGGATATCACGACGGTAGATCTTCCGGGTGCGGCAGAAGCGAAGGAATACTATATCCTGCAGCCTGTTGAGGATCAGGGCGCGACGGTTTACCTTCCGGTAAACAGCCAGAAAGCAGTGATTCGCCGGGTGATTACCAGAGATGAGGCAAAGCAGCTCATGGATGATATCCCGAATATCAAGGAGCTGCAGATCCCGGATGAGAAGAAACGGGAAGTCCATTACAAAGAAGCGATGAAAACCTGCGACTGCAGGGTCTGGGTCAGCATTATCAAGACCTTGTATACCAGACGGAAGGTTCGCATCGAAATGGGCAAGAAAGTCACAGCCCTGGATGAAAAGTATCTGCGGGCAGCAGAGCATGAGCTCTTTGACGAGCTGTCCATCGCCCTGGATGTATCTCATGAAGAGATGCGGGCTTATATGGAAGAAAATATTTGA
- a CDS encoding septum site-determining protein MinC, translating to MQTVTIKSNRNGINLILDPAVSFDVLEQAVRDKFTESARFFQNAELVLSFAGRELSEEEEQILIRTITEASGARILFLLEQDEFHEALIGSRIEAFRQAGPEETAGDHLIRAKGYFQGTLQAGDILESRESVLICGNVEPGAQVLSMGNVVVLGVLAGTACAGIGGNDRCFAAAMEMMPERVTIGDASVEGGPAPEKRGLFRRKPPEGSFRPQMAVRSGDQVVYRSITKQALEDLYQKL from the coding sequence GTGCAGACCGTAACAATAAAAAGCAATCGAAACGGAATCAATCTGATCCTGGATCCGGCAGTTTCCTTTGATGTGCTGGAACAGGCAGTCCGGGATAAATTTACAGAATCTGCCAGATTCTTTCAGAACGCGGAGCTGGTTCTGTCCTTTGCAGGCAGGGAGCTGTCCGAAGAAGAGGAACAGATTCTGATCCGAACGATTACCGAGGCTTCCGGGGCCCGTATCCTGTTCCTGCTGGAGCAGGATGAATTCCACGAAGCACTGATCGGAAGCCGTATAGAAGCATTTCGCCAGGCGGGCCCGGAGGAGACCGCCGGAGACCACCTGATCCGCGCAAAGGGATATTTTCAGGGAACCCTTCAGGCAGGCGACATTCTGGAAAGCAGGGAAAGCGTTCTGATCTGCGGGAACGTGGAGCCGGGCGCGCAGGTGCTGTCCATGGGAAATGTTGTGGTGCTTGGCGTCCTAGCCGGCACTGCCTGCGCAGGAATCGGAGGAAATGACCGGTGTTTCGCGGCGGCCATGGAGATGATGCCGGAACGCGTCACCATCGGGGACGCATCGGTGGAAGGCGGACCGGCACCGGAAAAACGGGGACTGTTTCGCAGAAAACCGCCGGAAGGCAGTTTCCGTCCGCAGATGGCGGTGCGTTCCGGGGACCAGGTCGTATACCGGAGCATTACCAAACAGGCGCTGGAGGATCTCTATCAGAAACTGTGA
- a CDS encoding 4'-phosphopantetheinyl transferase superfamily protein has product MMLTRIYYTRWDGRHGSHKLLKQAVTEEYKNRGMSCPGFLDASGQDRDGRETKSDPPRKESWIHTGPEGKPWIPDAPEIRFSISHSGGWWACAISDREVGLDIQEERSVHAERLAERFFHPAEAAWLRRHGMDQFCRMWAYKESYLKYTGKGLSSGMDGFCVVGQAETEETGMEPEPEQHRIAGCPQAVQQEIAWGDMGSMVLTAGEHSEIRLIALEHGDWRQ; this is encoded by the coding sequence ATGATGCTGACACGGATCTATTATACCAGGTGGGACGGCAGACATGGCTCCCACAAATTGCTGAAACAGGCAGTTACAGAAGAATATAAGAACCGGGGCATGTCCTGCCCCGGTTTTTTGGATGCATCCGGACAGGACCGGGACGGCAGGGAGACAAAGAGCGATCCGCCGCGAAAGGAAAGCTGGATACACACCGGGCCGGAGGGCAAGCCCTGGATTCCGGATGCGCCGGAGATACGTTTTTCCATTTCCCACAGCGGCGGCTGGTGGGCCTGCGCGATATCCGACCGGGAAGTGGGACTGGATATCCAGGAGGAACGCAGCGTGCATGCGGAGCGGCTGGCGGAACGTTTTTTCCATCCCGCGGAGGCCGCATGGCTCAGACGCCACGGAATGGATCAGTTCTGCCGGATGTGGGCCTATAAAGAAAGTTATCTGAAGTATACGGGGAAGGGACTCAGCAGCGGAATGGACGGGTTCTGCGTGGTCGGGCAGGCAGAGACAGAAGAGACCGGTATGGAACCGGAGCCGGAGCAGCACCGGATTGCCGGCTGTCCGCAGGCGGTACAGCAGGAGATTGCCTGGGGAGACATGGGTTCTATGGTGCTGACCGCGGGGGAACATTCAGAAATCCGGCTGATTGCCCTGGAGCATGGCGACTGGCGGCAGTAA
- a CDS encoding pyridoxal phosphate-dependent aminotransferase, giving the protein MIAKRLRKSLDEGISIRDIFEEGKRMAAVYGKENIFNFTIGNPSVAPPAIVNETMKEILDTEDALTLHGYPANVGHPDVRQHVADYLNQKYGTSYETGGIAITSGAAAAITILCNTLLDYGDEVITFAPYFWEYKSYVETVYGKLVPALCNMETLQPDPKTFEAAFSERTRAVLINTPNNPTGAVYTRESLQAVCDILKKKEEEYGHPIYLISDEPYRKLAYGIEVPYLTDYYRDTIVVYSFSKTLSIPGERIGYLAMQPDVTDYEDLFAGVTASMRYLGYVNAPSLQQRMLLKCIDATVDIDIYRKTRDILYEGLTEIGYTCIHPDGAFYLFMKALEPDAPAFCEKAKEERILMAPGDAFYGPGWVRISYCVPDDVARRSLDGFRRLYEKYQQ; this is encoded by the coding sequence ATGATAGCAAAGAGATTACGCAAATCCCTGGATGAGGGAATCAGCATCCGTGATATTTTTGAAGAAGGCAAGCGGATGGCTGCAGTATATGGAAAAGAAAATATTTTCAATTTTACCATCGGCAATCCCAGCGTAGCGCCGCCGGCCATTGTCAATGAGACCATGAAGGAGATTCTGGATACAGAGGACGCGCTGACACTGCACGGATATCCGGCCAATGTCGGACATCCGGATGTGCGGCAGCATGTGGCGGATTATCTGAATCAGAAGTATGGTACCTCTTACGAAACAGGCGGAATTGCCATTACTTCCGGAGCCGCCGCGGCGATTACAATTTTATGTAATACCCTGCTGGACTATGGGGATGAAGTGATTACATTCGCACCGTATTTCTGGGAATATAAGAGTTATGTGGAGACGGTATACGGCAAGCTGGTGCCGGCCCTGTGCAATATGGAGACCCTTCAGCCGGATCCGAAGACCTTTGAAGCCGCCTTTTCAGAGCGGACCAGGGCGGTGCTGATCAATACGCCGAACAACCCCACCGGAGCAGTCTATACCAGGGAATCTCTGCAGGCAGTCTGCGATATTTTAAAGAAAAAAGAAGAGGAATACGGACATCCCATTTATCTGATTTCCGATGAGCCTTACCGTAAGCTGGCCTACGGAATCGAAGTGCCGTATCTGACGGACTATTACCGCGATACAATCGTGGTATACTCCTTCAGCAAGACCCTGTCGATTCCCGGTGAACGGATCGGCTATCTGGCAATGCAGCCGGATGTCACGGATTATGAGGACCTGTTCGCTGGCGTTACCGCTTCCATGCGGTATCTGGGCTATGTAAACGCGCCTTCGCTGCAGCAGCGGATGCTGTTAAAATGCATCGATGCGACGGTGGATATCGATATCTACCGGAAGACCAGGGATATTCTGTATGAAGGTCTGACAGAGATCGGTTATACCTGCATTCATCCGGACGGAGCCTTTTATCTGTTTATGAAGGCGCTGGAACCGGATGCGCCGGCTTTCTGTGAAAAAGCCAAGGAAGAACGGATTCTGATGGCGCCGGGGGACGCGTTCTACGGACCGGGATGGGTGAGAATCTCTTACTGTGTGCCGGATGATGTGGCCCGCCGCAGCCTGGATGGATTCCGCCGCCTGTATGAAAAATACCAGCAGTAG